The Leisingera daeponensis DSM 23529 genome includes the window GCTGGCGCTTGCCCCCTGGCATCTCCTGTTCGGGCTGCCGGTGGCGCTGGCTGCGGCCGGCTGGCTGATCCTGCAGGCCGCATCGGCCCGCACGGCGGCGCTGGCGGGCTGGCTGTTCGGGCTGGGGTATTTCGCCTTTGGCCTGTCGTGGATCATCGAACCCTTTCAAATCGACCCGGAGCGCCACGCCTGGATGGCGCCGTTTGCGCTGGTGTTCCTGGCTGCGGGCCTTGCCCTGTTCTGGGGTGCGGCCTTTGGCCTGACCGCCCGCTTCAGCCGCGGCGCCTGGCGGGTGCCGGTGCTGGCGGCGGTGTGGACGCTGGCGGAATTTGCCCGCGCTTATCTGCTGACGGGGTTTCCCTGGGCGGGCTTCGGGCAGTTCTGGATTGATACGCCAGCCGCGAACCTGCTGCCTTGGATCGGGCCGCAGGGGCTGGGGCTGCTGACGCTGGCGGCCTTCCTGCCGCTGGCCCTGATCCGGCAGACGCCGCTTGCCGCCGCCGCGCCATTGGTCCTGTCCGCGGCTGCGGCTGCCGCCGTGCCGGCCCCGCAGCGGGCAGAGCCGACCGGCAAGACGGTGCGAATCGTTCAGCCCAACGCGCCGCAGAACCTGAAATGGCACCCGGACCACCGCTGGGAATTCGTCCGCCGCTCGGTTGCGTTTTCGGCAGGGGCGCCGCGCCCCGACCTGATCGTCTGGCCGGAAACCGCGGTGCCGCAGCTGCTGAACTATGCCGGGGACACGCTGCAGGTGATCTCGGATAGCGCGGGCGGCGTGCCGGTCCTGCTGGGCATCCAGCGGGAAGAGGCGGGCGCCTACTACAACTCCGCGGTGCTGCTGGACGCCGATGGCATGGCCGCCGCCACCTATGACAAGGCGCATCTGGTGCCGTTCGGGGAATATGTGCCGTTCGGCGATCTTATGGCGCGCTTCGGCATCTACGGCTTTGCCTCTCAGGCGGGCGCGGGCTATGCCGCCGGGCCCGGCGCGCAGGTGATGGAGCTGCCGGTCGGCAGCGCCCTGCCGCTGATCTGCTATGAGGCTGTTTTCCCTCAGGATGTGAACGCTGCCGAAACCCGGCCGCAGATGCTGGTGCAGATCACTAACGATGCCTGGTTCGGCACCCGGTCCGGCCCCTACCAGCATCTGGTGCAGGCCCGGATGCGGGCGCTGGAACAGGGGCTGCCGATGATCCGCGCCGCCAATACCGGCGTCTCCGCCATGATCGCGCCGGACGGGGCGCTGCTGGACAGCCTGCCGCTGGGCGAGGCCGGATACATCGACGCCGCGCTGCCGGAGGCGCTACCGCCGACGCTTTACAGCCGCACCGGCGACTGGCCGGTGCTGCTGCTGTGTCTTTTGAGCGCAGGTGCCGCAATCTTGCGCCACAGGCCCCTTGCGCTGCGGTCATAGCTGATTAACTCTGTCCGAATATAGATTGACCCGCGCGGTCTTGCCGCGTAATGCGGCCCGATACCTGCCACAACGGCTTCCTGGCGTGGCGGGCTGAACCTCAATGGAGCACTCTTTCATGACCCGTATGAACTACACCTTCACTTCGGAATCGGTTTCCGAAGGCCACCCGGACAAGGTCTGCGACCGCATTTCCGATGCGGTGCTGGACGCTTTTCTGGCGGAAGAGCCCGAAGCACGTGTGGCAGCTGAAACTTTCGCCACCACGAACCGTGTCGTCATCGGGGGCGAAGT containing:
- the lnt gene encoding apolipoprotein N-acyltransferase → MMSLGLRRAARGLRLAPAALAVGGGALLSLALAPWHLLFGLPVALAAAGWLILQAASARTAALAGWLFGLGYFAFGLSWIIEPFQIDPERHAWMAPFALVFLAAGLALFWGAAFGLTARFSRGAWRVPVLAAVWTLAEFARAYLLTGFPWAGFGQFWIDTPAANLLPWIGPQGLGLLTLAAFLPLALIRQTPLAAAAPLVLSAAAAAAVPAPQRAEPTGKTVRIVQPNAPQNLKWHPDHRWEFVRRSVAFSAGAPRPDLIVWPETAVPQLLNYAGDTLQVISDSAGGVPVLLGIQREEAGAYYNSAVLLDADGMAAATYDKAHLVPFGEYVPFGDLMARFGIYGFASQAGAGYAAGPGAQVMELPVGSALPLICYEAVFPQDVNAAETRPQMLVQITNDAWFGTRSGPYQHLVQARMRALEQGLPMIRAANTGVSAMIAPDGALLDSLPLGEAGYIDAALPEALPPTLYSRTGDWPVLLLCLLSAGAAILRHRPLALRS